A window of Aliarcobacter trophiarum LMG 25534 contains these coding sequences:
- a CDS encoding TonB-dependent receptor plug domain-containing protein, which yields MYRKLSLVVATTLFAGKLLASETTNLGQIDIFENKNSDSRFKSNEISAEDMKLQEKNSVVDALNTISGLNTYGYGARGEQTISIRGFSARHSPVFIDGIAINVPSEGYVDLSNYTTFNLDKIQVTKGLSSPLLGINTFAGAINLVTRKPTKELEGSISAGVFSGDGKKTYINLGTNQGKYYIQASGSYLDRDYIPMSSNFNSNSNQDNDKRVNSYKTDKNINLKVGYTPNDTDEYAFNYINQKTEKGMPTDIFAVPPKGKQAGPYRQWDYSNKESFYFLSNTNFKYAYLKSRVFYDKYEDNMLFFTDKTFSKLNKNALPTPYDANTKGVSLELGEYDTQRNSLKLAFHIKRDTQEDNDSGKTYTKKMDYLSIGLEDTFRFTDNFRVIAGASWDKDKVKEANNKKPDINYGSEFDHASSNSFNPMIKFEYDIDETFNLYAGIAKKTRFASLKERYSYRFGKQIPNPELKPEKTINYEIGVNKVFENQGIKSVLFYSDVKDYIQEEIINPNAPKNDQVAKNNNIGKVKHMGYELEYFYSLSNTLDIDASYTRLLAEDRDNKVDIIDAPKHKVVLGTTYRPVKGLTTNINMQYSSSRHTDQNDRNKDVGGATIWNAKIAYEFVKGLTLDVGASNIFGKNYEYSYGYPESGRVIYSNLTYKF from the coding sequence ATGTATAGAAAGTTAAGCTTAGTTGTAGCTACAACACTTTTTGCAGGAAAATTACTTGCGAGTGAAACAACAAATTTAGGTCAAATTGATATATTTGAAAATAAAAATTCAGATAGTAGATTTAAAAGCAATGAAATAAGTGCTGAAGATATGAAATTACAAGAAAAAAATAGTGTAGTAGATGCACTAAATACAATTAGTGGTTTAAACACTTATGGATATGGGGCAAGAGGGGAGCAAACAATCTCTATAAGAGGCTTTAGTGCTAGACATTCACCTGTTTTTATAGATGGAATTGCTATAAATGTACCTAGTGAGGGTTATGTAGATTTATCAAACTATACAACTTTTAATCTTGATAAAATTCAAGTAACAAAAGGTTTGAGTTCTCCTCTTTTAGGAATTAATACTTTTGCTGGAGCAATAAATTTAGTTACAAGAAAACCAACAAAAGAGCTTGAGGGCTCTATAAGCGCAGGAGTATTTAGTGGAGATGGTAAAAAAACTTATATAAACTTAGGAACAAACCAAGGTAAATACTATATTCAAGCAAGTGGTTCATATTTAGATAGAGACTATATTCCAATGTCAAGTAATTTTAACTCAAATTCAAATCAAGATAATGATAAAAGAGTAAACTCATATAAAACTGATAAAAATATAAATCTTAAAGTTGGATACACTCCAAATGATACAGATGAGTATGCATTTAATTATATAAATCAAAAAACAGAAAAAGGGATGCCAACTGATATTTTTGCAGTACCGCCAAAAGGAAAACAAGCTGGACCCTATAGACAATGGGACTATTCAAACAAAGAGAGTTTCTATTTTCTATCAAATACAAATTTTAAATATGCTTACTTAAAAAGTAGAGTATTTTATGATAAATATGAAGATAATATGCTCTTCTTTACTGATAAAACATTTTCTAAATTAAATAAAAATGCTCTTCCAACACCATATGATGCAAATACAAAAGGCGTATCACTTGAGCTAGGAGAGTATGATACACAAAGAAATAGTTTAAAACTGGCATTTCATATAAAAAGAGATACTCAAGAAGATAATGATAGTGGAAAAACTTATACTAAAAAGATGGATTATCTATCTATTGGACTAGAGGATACTTTTAGATTTACAGATAATTTTAGAGTAATTGCAGGAGCTAGTTGGGATAAAGACAAGGTAAAAGAAGCAAACAATAAAAAACCAGATATAAATTACGGTAGCGAATTCGACCATGCAAGTTCAAACTCTTTTAACCCTATGATAAAATTTGAGTATGATATAGATGAAACTTTTAATTTATATGCAGGTATTGCTAAAAAAACAAGATTCGCTAGTTTAAAAGAGAGATACTCTTATAGATTTGGTAAACAAATACCAAATCCAGAACTAAAACCTGAAAAAACTATAAACTATGAAATTGGTGTAAATAAAGTATTTGAAAATCAAGGAATAAAATCAGTTTTATTTTATTCAGATGTAAAAGATTATATTCAAGAAGAGATTATTAATCCAAATGCTCCTAAAAATGACCAAGTAGCTAAAAACAATAATATTGGAAAAGTTAAACATATGGGTTATGAGTTAGAGTATTTTTATTCATTAAGCAATACTCTTGATATAGATGCAAGCTACACAAGACTTTTAGCAGAAGATAGAGATAATAAAGTAGATATTATAGATGCTCCAAAGCATAAAGTAGTATTAGGAACAACATACAGACCTGTAAAGGGTTTAACAACAAATATAAATATGCAATACTCTTCAAGTAGGCATACAGACCAAAATGATAGAAATAAAGATGTAGGTGGAGCTACTATTTGGAATGCAAAAATTGCTTATGAATTTGTAAAAGGTTTAACTCTTGATGTTGGTGCTTCAAACATATTTGGTAAAAACTATGAATATAGTTATGGTTACCCAGAAAGTGGAAGAGTTATATACTCAAATTTAACATATAAATTTTAG
- a CDS encoding LysR family transcriptional regulator, which translates to MDLNLLRVFVSVANNKSISMAANELKFAQSNVTSRVKQLEKTLGVELFYRVPKGVILTPSGEKFYPQALEIIHKMENTIASLLNTNELRNLKIGSTDCNAAVRISPFLLKLHNDFPNTQLELFTGTTKDILQLIMDYKVDIAFISGEPTNNNLMVLKKFEEEIAILEPFKSHNPNVTLSFKDGCVYDDFLKDYCKERNIYIEKTIPLGNLETILSCIKVGMGKSLLPYSIVRKMGYDKDIKMTILPKEEAYIPTCMVCRVDNIPKISDYLKAMNID; encoded by the coding sequence ATGGATTTGAATTTATTAAGAGTTTTTGTAAGTGTTGCAAATAATAAAAGTATCTCAATGGCTGCAAATGAGCTAAAATTTGCTCAATCAAATGTAACTTCAAGGGTAAAACAACTTGAAAAGACTCTAGGAGTTGAGCTATTTTACAGAGTTCCAAAAGGTGTTATTTTAACTCCTAGTGGAGAAAAGTTCTATCCTCAAGCTTTGGAAATTATTCATAAGATGGAGAATACAATTGCAAGTTTATTAAATACAAATGAACTTAGAAATTTAAAAATTGGTTCAACAGACTGCAATGCAGCAGTTAGAATTTCTCCATTTTTATTGAAACTCCATAACGATTTTCCAAATACCCAATTAGAACTCTTTACAGGAACAACAAAAGATATTTTACAGTTGATAATGGATTATAAAGTTGATATAGCTTTTATTAGCGGAGAACCTACAAATAATAATCTAATGGTTTTAAAGAAATTTGAAGAGGAGATAGCTATTTTAGAACCTTTTAAATCACACAATCCAAACGTAACTTTGAGCTTTAAAGATGGTTGTGTTTATGATGATTTTCTAAAAGATTATTGCAAAGAGAGAAATATCTATATAGAAAAAACTATCCCTCTTGGTAACTTAGAGACAATTCTCTCTTGTATAAAAGTTGGCATGGGGAAATCTTTACTTCCTTATAGTATTGTAAGAAAAATGGGTTATGATAAAGATATAAAAATGACTATTTTACCAAAAGAAGAGGCATATATCCCAACTTGTATGGTTTGTAGAGTTGATAATATTCCAAAAATTAGTGACTATTTAAAAGCTATGAATATTGATTAA
- a CDS encoding ABC transporter ATP-binding protein, whose translation MIDLKISKMLHGSHGELHLNINLHINKGEFVALSGESGAGKTTLLRILAGLEDSNSKIEVDGNIWQGEKYIKPIQKRDIGFVFQNYALFPNLNVINNLLFVKKDKELAKYLLNLTNLYELKNRDINSLSGGQQQRVSLCRALMKRPKLLLLDEPLSALDFSIRAKLQDEILSLHKEFETTTIMISHDPSEMYKMASRVLVLKDGKIVKDGSSKEILLKTKGSQKLSFEGLLLEIIKVDVINVAIVSIGQQLIEVVVSNEELKSLKIGEKVTISTKAFTPSIVGV comes from the coding sequence ATGATAGATTTAAAAATAAGTAAAATGCTTCATGGAAGTCATGGAGAGCTTCATTTAAATATAAATTTACATATAAATAAAGGTGAGTTTGTAGCTTTAAGTGGAGAAAGTGGAGCTGGGAAAACAACACTTCTTAGAATATTAGCAGGTCTTGAAGATTCAAATTCCAAAATAGAAGTAGATGGTAATATTTGGCAAGGTGAAAAATATATTAAACCTATTCAAAAAAGGGATATTGGTTTTGTATTTCAGAACTATGCTCTTTTCCCAAATCTAAATGTAATAAATAATCTTCTATTTGTGAAAAAAGATAAAGAGTTGGCAAAATATCTTTTAAATCTTACAAATCTTTATGAGCTAAAAAATAGAGATATAAATAGTTTAAGTGGTGGACAACAACAAAGAGTAAGTCTTTGTAGAGCTTTAATGAAGAGGCCAAAACTACTTTTATTAGATGAACCACTATCTGCTTTAGATTTTAGCATTAGAGCAAAACTTCAAGATGAGATACTATCTTTACATAAAGAGTTTGAAACAACAACAATTATGATAAGTCATGATCCTAGCGAAATGTATAAAATGGCTTCAAGAGTTTTAGTTTTAAAAGATGGAAAAATAGTAAAAGATGGAAGTTCAAAAGAGATACTTTTAAAAACAAAAGGTAGCCAAAAACTCTCTTTTGAAGGACTCTTACTAGAGATTATAAAAGTTGATGTAATAAATGTAGCAATTGTATCTATAGGTCAACAGCTAATAGAGGTTGTAGTTTCAAATGAAGAGTTAAAAAGTTTAAAAATAGGAGAAAAAGTAACTATTAGTACAAAGGCTTTTACTCCATCAATAGTAGGAGTATAA
- a CDS encoding YbfB/YjiJ family MFS transporter, with translation MIKLFDRNNNIAILIAGIFSIIIGLGVARFAFTGLIPAMLDDYITIKFVGILASLNFAGYLGGSIFSIFIKDINFKVYLYRLGVFLAITTTFILAFSSNDTLWLIGRVLGGFAGAMCLIVGTSIVMQKLTIKSKTKAMGIHFSGIGFSILTTDLIARFVLSMGYTWRDSWTILAIFALVLSVYSMYILSFDKEIKQNAVKVKFDFTIFTPFVIVLIIAYFTEGVGFVVQATFLPDIINNLKGLDGFGSITWTLVGVAGIPSCIIWMLLAHRFGSSNIIIIALLLQAVGILIPVLSSNVYLNLLSGVLYGGTFIGLVALFMNLGGQLSKGNPVVLMGAMTSSYGIGQVIAPLYSVYFIEKYGSYDYALILTAVIVVAGAILLLLAKKFEPEIE, from the coding sequence ATGATAAAATTGTTTGATAGAAATAACAACATTGCAATTCTTATTGCTGGGATATTTTCAATAATAATTGGGCTTGGAGTAGCAAGATTTGCTTTTACAGGTTTGATACCTGCTATGCTTGATGATTATATTACTATTAAGTTCGTAGGGATACTAGCTTCACTAAATTTTGCTGGATATTTGGGTGGTTCTATTTTTTCTATTTTTATAAAAGATATAAATTTTAAAGTATATCTTTATAGATTGGGAGTTTTTTTAGCTATAACTACAACTTTTATTTTAGCTTTTAGTTCAAATGATACTTTGTGGTTAATAGGAAGAGTTTTGGGTGGTTTTGCAGGAGCTATGTGTTTAATTGTTGGAACTTCAATAGTGATGCAAAAGTTAACTATAAAAAGTAAAACAAAAGCTATGGGAATACACTTTAGTGGAATAGGATTCTCTATTTTAACAACAGATTTAATAGCAAGATTTGTTTTAAGCATGGGTTATACATGGAGAGATAGTTGGACAATTCTAGCTATTTTTGCTCTTGTTTTATCAGTTTATAGTATGTATATTTTATCTTTTGATAAAGAGATAAAGCAAAATGCGGTAAAGGTAAAGTTTGATTTTACTATTTTTACACCTTTTGTTATAGTTTTGATTATCGCATATTTTACAGAAGGTGTTGGCTTTGTAGTACAAGCTACATTTTTACCAGATATTATAAATAATCTAAAAGGTTTAGATGGTTTTGGAAGTATTACTTGGACTTTAGTTGGAGTGGCTGGTATTCCATCTTGTATTATTTGGATGTTATTGGCTCATAGATTTGGAAGCTCAAATATAATAATAATTGCACTTTTACTTCAAGCAGTAGGAATTTTAATTCCAGTTCTATCTTCAAATGTTTACTTAAATCTTCTAAGTGGAGTTTTATATGGAGGAACTTTTATAGGACTTGTTGCACTTTTTATGAATTTAGGAGGGCAACTATCAAAAGGAAATCCTGTTGTTTTGATGGGTGCTATGACCTCTTCATATGGAATAGGGCAGGTTATTGCTCCACTATATAGTGTTTATTTTATAGAAAAATATGGAAGTTATGATTATGCTTTGATTTTAACAGCAGTAATAGTTGTTGCTGGAGCTATTTTACTTCTACTTGCAAAGAAGTTTGAACCAGAGATAGAGTAA
- the trpB gene encoding tryptophan synthase subunit beta, with protein MQKDRLYLDSFPDERGYFGKFGGSFIPPQLVEPFNEINEAYKKLSKDFNFLNELKSIRKYYQGRPTPVYFAKNLSNFAGANIYLKREDLNHTGAHKLNHCMAEALLAKYLGKKKLIAETGAGQHGVALATAAAYFGLECEIHMGEVDIKKEHPNVVKMKILGAKVVPVSKGLKTLKEAVDSAFESYLNDTKNSLFAIGSVVGPHPFPKMIRDFQSVVGFEAKEQFFEMTGKLPDVVAACIGGGSNAMGIFSGFIEDSVDLYAVEPAGKGEKIGEHSASITYGKEGVMHGFNSIMLSDENGEPAPVHSIASGIDYPSVGPEHAYLSSIGRTKVALCSDTEAIEAFYTLSRLEGIIPALESSHAVGFAIKYAKSEENFGKSILINLSGRGDKDIDFVIENFPENL; from the coding sequence ATGCAAAAAGATAGACTATATTTAGATAGTTTTCCAGATGAGAGAGGATATTTTGGTAAATTTGGTGGTTCATTTATTCCACCTCAATTAGTAGAGCCATTTAATGAAATAAATGAAGCATATAAAAAGTTATCAAAGGATTTTAACTTTTTAAATGAGTTAAAATCTATTAGAAAATATTATCAAGGAAGACCAACACCTGTCTATTTTGCAAAAAATCTATCAAATTTTGCTGGTGCTAATATATATTTAAAAAGAGAGGATTTAAACCATACAGGTGCTCATAAACTAAATCACTGTATGGCTGAAGCATTACTTGCAAAATATTTAGGTAAGAAAAAGTTAATAGCTGAAACAGGTGCTGGACAACATGGTGTTGCACTAGCAACGGCTGCTGCTTATTTTGGTTTAGAGTGTGAAATTCATATGGGTGAAGTTGATATAAAAAAAGAGCATCCAAATGTGGTAAAAATGAAGATCTTAGGAGCAAAAGTAGTTCCTGTAAGTAAAGGTTTAAAAACTTTAAAAGAGGCTGTTGATAGTGCATTTGAGAGCTATTTAAATGATACAAAAAACTCACTTTTTGCAATAGGAAGTGTAGTGGGTCCTCATCCATTTCCAAAGATGATTAGAGATTTTCAAAGTGTTGTTGGCTTTGAAGCAAAAGAGCAATTTTTTGAGATGACAGGAAAATTACCAGATGTGGTAGCTGCTTGTATTGGAGGTGGAAGTAATGCTATGGGAATATTTAGTGGATTTATTGAGGATAGTGTAGATCTATATGCAGTTGAACCAGCAGGAAAAGGTGAAAAAATAGGTGAGCATAGTGCAAGTATTACTTATGGAAAAGAGGGAGTTATGCATGGCTTTAACTCTATTATGTTAAGTGATGAAAATGGTGAACCAGCCCCTGTACATAGTATTGCAAGTGGGATAGATTATCCAAGTGTAGGACCAGAACATGCATATTTAAGTAGTATTGGAAGAACGAAAGTGGCTCTTTGTAGTGATACTGAAGCAATTGAAGCATTTTATACACTTTCCAGATTAGAAGGAATTATTCCAGCTTTAGAGTCATCTCATGCAGTTGGATTTGCTATAAAATATGCTAAGAGTGAAGAGAATTTTGGGAAATCTATTTTAATAAACCTTAGTGGAAGAGGAGATAAAGATATAGATTTTGTGATAGAAAACTTTCCAGAAAATTTATAA
- a CDS encoding YceI family protein, which translates to MNLLSKIASAMILSGGLLMAAPYTVDNAHSNVGFSVKHMMITNVHGKFTSYDADLEFDNANKTFKKLVANVETKSIDTGISDRDNHLRSDDFFASEKFPKMSFTMTSYKADGDDGKMEGTLTIRGISKPVTLKVEDISVLGDKVGFSLEGKINRQDFDLKWNKAIELGGVAVANEVKIKVDIEAKKK; encoded by the coding sequence ATGAACTTATTATCTAAAATTGCTAGTGCAATGATTTTATCGGGAGGTTTACTAATGGCTGCTCCATATACGGTTGATAACGCTCACTCAAATGTTGGGTTTAGTGTAAAGCATATGATGATTACAAATGTTCATGGAAAATTTACATCTTATGATGCAGATTTAGAGTTTGATAATGCAAATAAAACATTTAAAAAGCTTGTTGCGAATGTTGAGACAAAATCTATTGATACAGGAATAAGTGATAGAGATAACCACTTAAGAAGTGATGACTTTTTTGCTAGTGAAAAATTTCCTAAAATGTCTTTTACTATGACATCATATAAAGCAGATGGTGATGATGGAAAAATGGAAGGAACTCTTACAATAAGAGGAATTTCAAAACCTGTAACTTTAAAAGTTGAAGATATTTCAGTTTTGGGTGATAAGGTAGGTTTCTCACTAGAGGGAAAAATAAATCGACAAGACTTTGATTTAAAATGGAATAAAGCTATAGAGCTAGGTGGAGTTGCTGTTGCAAATGAAGTAAAAATTAAAGTAGATATTGAAGCTAAGAAAAAATAA
- a CDS encoding TOBE domain-containing protein, with translation MSISSNLTLELFNQPFLLEKRIELLLAIEKTGSINKAAKEVPMSYKAAWEAIEAMNNLSTTPIVLRETGGVNGGGTTLTEYGKKLLKSYFLLKEEHRKFIENLNRITDLNSGSLKTIRRLSMQISARNQIVGVIENITDGAVNSEVALKLKGENKIVSIITNSAVENLGLNKGDEVVAVIKSSNILLSTDTNLKLSARNSLKGTIEAINVGAVNAEVIINIGNGDKVVSIVTMNSIEKMGLKVGTSVDAIIKASDIMIGK, from the coding sequence ATGTCTATATCATCAAATTTAACTTTAGAGCTTTTTAATCAGCCTTTTTTACTAGAAAAAAGAATAGAACTTCTTCTTGCCATAGAAAAAACAGGCTCTATTAATAAAGCTGCCAAAGAGGTTCCTATGAGCTATAAAGCTGCTTGGGAAGCAATTGAAGCTATGAATAATCTATCAACTACCCCAATTGTTCTAAGAGAGACAGGGGGAGTAAATGGTGGTGGTACAACTCTTACAGAGTATGGAAAAAAGCTATTAAAGAGCTATTTTCTATTAAAAGAGGAGCATAGAAAGTTTATAGAAAACCTAAATAGAATTACTGATTTAAACAGTGGTTCTTTAAAAACTATAAGGAGATTATCAATGCAAATAAGTGCTAGAAACCAAATTGTTGGAGTTATTGAAAATATAACAGATGGTGCAGTTAATAGCGAAGTAGCATTAAAACTAAAAGGTGAAAATAAAATTGTATCTATTATTACAAATAGTGCAGTGGAGAATTTAGGTTTAAATAAAGGTGATGAAGTTGTTGCTGTTATTAAATCTAGTAATATTTTATTATCAACTGATACAAACTTAAAACTAAGTGCTAGAAATAGTTTAAAAGGAACTATTGAAGCTATAAATGTTGGAGCTGTTAATGCTGAGGTTATTATAAATATTGGCAATGGTGACAAAGTTGTATCAATAGTTACTATGAACTCTATAGAGAAAATGGGACTTAAAGTGGGAACTAGTGTTGATGCTATTATAAAAGCATCTGATATTATGATTGGAAAATAA
- a CDS encoding TOBE domain-containing protein: MNFFVKVKEIKTIDSLNIVEFDFHGITLKMMSLELDSDITINKRVELLVKPSNVIISKNHIEEISLSNQILTKISNIKDGELLSSLSLKAFDTFFESIITKDSKIKLDLKENDEVNILIKASDLSILRILND; encoded by the coding sequence TTGAATTTTTTTGTAAAAGTAAAAGAGATAAAAACTATTGATAGTTTAAATATTGTAGAGTTTGATTTTCATGGTATTACATTAAAAATGATGAGTTTAGAGTTAGATAGTGATATAACTATAAATAAAAGAGTTGAACTTTTGGTAAAACCATCAAATGTAATAATTTCAAAAAATCATATAGAAGAGATTAGCCTATCAAACCAAATTCTTACAAAAATCTCAAATATTAAAGATGGTGAGCTTTTAAGCTCACTATCTTTAAAAGCATTTGATACTTTTTTTGAAAGTATTATTACAAAAGATTCAAAAATAAAATTAGATTTAAAAGAAAATGATGAAGTAAATATTTTAATTAAAGCTAGTGATTTATCAATTTTAAGGATATTAAATGATTAA
- the modB gene encoding molybdate ABC transporter permease subunit has translation MINYLLNVDYAPFILSFKLAFITTLILFVICLPLAWYLSQTKSKSKPFLEALSTMPLVVPPTVLGFYLLWGLSHNSPIGIFFEEYFGIKLVFNFYGIIIASCIYSFPFMVQPLQSGFESLDKNMLEASYISGKSKFKTMIFIALPNIKPSLMTALVISFAHTVGEFGVVLMIGGSIPNETRVAAIAIYEFVEILDYKNAHIYSLIMIVISFITLLLVYIFNGKNKRGKLI, from the coding sequence ATGATTAATTATTTACTAAATGTAGATTATGCTCCATTTATTTTATCTTTTAAATTGGCATTTATTACCACTTTGATTTTGTTTGTGATATGTTTACCACTTGCTTGGTATTTATCTCAAACAAAGTCAAAATCAAAACCATTTTTAGAAGCACTTTCAACTATGCCATTAGTAGTTCCTCCTACAGTTTTAGGATTTTATCTTCTTTGGGGATTATCTCATAACTCACCTATTGGGATATTTTTTGAAGAGTATTTTGGAATAAAACTTGTGTTCAATTTCTATGGAATAATTATTGCAAGTTGTATTTATAGCTTTCCATTTATGGTGCAACCACTTCAAAGTGGTTTTGAGAGCTTAGATAAAAATATGTTAGAAGCTAGTTATATAAGTGGAAAAAGTAAATTTAAAACTATGATTTTTATAGCTCTACCAAATATAAAACCATCTTTAATGACTGCTTTGGTAATTAGTTTTGCTCACACTGTTGGGGAGTTTGGAGTTGTTTTAATGATTGGTGGAAGTATTCCAAATGAGACAAGAGTTGCAGCTATTGCAATATATGAATTTGTAGAGATTTTAGACTACAAAAATGCACATATTTATAGCCTTATTATGATTGTTATTAGTTTTATAACTTTGCTTTTAGTCTATATTTTTAATGGTAAAAATAAAAGAGGCAAACTTATATGA
- a CDS encoding MgtC/SapB family protein: MQINSLLSYFILTLVFSFLIGLELKAYQIKYHSDTKKNSLGTTRTYTFLGMLGFILYKLDTTYFSVYISGFFAFTLLFAILYNKYIDEKMSIILYLVLLVVYSFGPLINLYPVWFSSLIFVITIFLLNSKERNLRFKIDINLYELETIGKIVLLLAVILPLLPQDKNIPYLEISAYKIWLTVVVIALISYISYIIQKYIFPSKGMFLMGLLGGIYSSTATIIVISKKALCLKENNIIGASIFAAILMMYFRVLFLTYLFNKEVAMAILIPLIFLILITLALTLGFYFKSEKISYSVEAIDTNPLELRTAFIFAILFVLTMFITNLVIENFGLIGLQFLSVVVGFSDINPFILSLLTAKYSVTTSTIASSILIAIGSNNILISFYSLFFGKDKTKIASILLALLGFITILVGFIL, translated from the coding sequence ATGCAGATAAATTCGCTTCTTAGTTACTTTATTTTAACTTTAGTTTTTAGTTTTTTAATAGGATTAGAGTTGAAGGCATATCAAATAAAATATCATTCTGATACTAAAAAAAACTCTTTGGGTACGACAAGAACTTATACTTTTTTAGGAATGTTAGGATTTATTCTTTATAAATTAGATACTACATATTTTTCTGTATATATAAGTGGTTTTTTTGCATTTACTCTACTTTTTGCAATTTTGTACAATAAATATATAGATGAAAAGATGAGTATTATCTTATATTTGGTTTTGCTTGTAGTCTATAGTTTTGGACCACTTATAAATTTATATCCTGTTTGGTTTAGCTCTTTAATCTTTGTAATTACAATATTTTTATTAAACTCTAAAGAAAGAAATCTAAGGTTTAAAATTGATATAAATCTTTATGAACTAGAGACTATTGGAAAAATAGTGTTACTTTTAGCAGTTATTTTACCTCTTCTTCCTCAAGATAAAAATATACCTTACTTAGAGATATCAGCATATAAAATATGGCTTACAGTTGTTGTAATTGCACTTATTTCATATATATCTTACATTATTCAAAAATATATTTTCCCCTCAAAAGGTATGTTTTTAATGGGTTTATTGGGTGGAATATACTCTTCAACTGCAACTATTATTGTAATATCAAAAAAAGCTTTATGTTTAAAGGAAAACAATATTATAGGAGCTTCTATATTTGCTGCTATTTTAATGATGTATTTTAGGGTTCTATTTTTAACATATCTATTTAATAAAGAAGTAGCAATGGCTATTCTTATACCACTTATTTTTTTAATACTAATTACTCTAGCACTTACTTTAGGATTTTATTTTAAATCAGAAAAAATTAGTTATAGTGTTGAAGCAATAGATACAAATCCTTTGGAACTTAGAACAGCATTTATTTTTGCTATATTATTTGTATTAACTATGTTTATTACAAATCTAGTTATAGAAAATTTTGGATTAATAGGACTTCAATTCTTATCTGTAGTTGTTGGATTTTCAGATATAAATCCATTTATATTATCTTTATTAACTGCAAAGTATAGTGTTACAACTTCAACAATAGCATCATCAATTCTGATAGCCATAGGAAGTAATAATATTTTGATCTCTTTTTATTCGCTATTTTTTGGAAAAGATAAGACAAAAATAGCATCAATACTTTTAGCACTTTTAGGTTTTATTACTATTTTAGTAGGATTTATTTTATAA
- the modA gene encoding molybdate ABC transporter substrate-binding protein: MKKIVLGLLFLCSTIFAGTINIAVAANVSYAINDLIAEFNKTNKDTKVEVVLGASGKFTTQIQNGAPFDVFMSADMKFPEILKKEGLTAREPVIYAQGSLAMLSSKELDFSKGITLVSENNIKKIAIANPKTAPYGTAAVEALKNANILEKVEEKFVYAESISQAVTYAMTAADIGFIAKSSLYDEKMSQYKEGKNWISVDPKLYTPIDQGIVVLNRAKDNKEAHAFYDFILSPKAKEIFLKFGYLVK, from the coding sequence ATGAAAAAGATTGTTTTAGGATTACTATTTTTATGTTCAACTATTTTTGCTGGAACAATAAATATAGCTGTTGCAGCAAATGTTTCTTATGCTATAAATGATTTAATAGCAGAGTTTAATAAAACAAATAAAGATACAAAAGTTGAAGTAGTTCTTGGAGCTAGTGGAAAATTCACAACTCAAATTCAAAATGGTGCACCATTTGATGTTTTTATGAGCGCCGATATGAAATTTCCAGAGATTTTAAAGAAAGAGGGATTAACTGCTAGAGAACCAGTAATTTATGCACAAGGAAGTTTAGCAATGCTTAGCTCTAAAGAGCTAGATTTTTCAAAAGGTATTACTCTTGTTTCTGAAAATAATATAAAAAAAATTGCTATTGCAAACCCAAAAACTGCACCTTATGGAACAGCTGCAGTTGAAGCACTTAAGAATGCAAATATTTTAGAAAAAGTTGAAGAGAAGTTTGTATATGCTGAGTCTATTTCTCAAGCAGTTACTTACGCTATGACTGCTGCTGATATTGGATTTATTGCAAAATCATCTTTATATGATGAGAAAATGTCTCAGTATAAAGAGGGTAAAAATTGGATAAGTGTTGATCCTAAACTATATACTCCAATTGATCAAGGTATTGTGGTTTTAAATAGAGCAAAAGATAACAAAGAGGCTCATGCTTTTTATGACTTTATCTTAAGCCCTAAAGCAAAAGAGATATTTTTAAAATTTGGTTACTTAGTAAAATAG